A genomic window from Paucibacter sp. KCTC 42545 includes:
- the lepA gene encoding translation elongation factor 4, whose product MNHIRNFSIIAHIDHGKSTLADRIIQRCGGLSDREMEAQVLDSMDIERERGITIKAQTASLQYTAKDGKTYNLNLIDTPGHVDFSYEVSRSLSACEGALLVVDASQGVEAQTVANCYTALDLGVEVVPVLNKMDLPSADPDNAKAEIEDVIGIDATDAIPCSAKTGMGIDEIIEAVIARMPPPQGVVEAPLRAMIIDSWYDAYVGVVMLVRVVDGTLRRGERIRMMASDAVYPAEHLGVFAPKSEKREQLNAGEVGFIIAGIKELQAAKVGDTITLEKKLPNNLGPAEEALPGFKEIQPQVFAGLYPTEASEYDQLRDALEKLKLNDSSLRYEPEVSQALGFGFRCGFLGLLHMEIVQERLEREFDQDLITTAPSVVYEVLLNDGTVIEVENPSKMPDLGLMQEIREPIVTVHLYMPQDYVGPVMTLANQKRGNQINMAYHGRQVMLTYEMPLAEIVLDFFDKLKSVSRGYASMDYEFKEYRASDVVKVDILINGDRVDALSLIVHRQQSQFRGRGVAAKMREHIPRQMYDVVIQAAIGSNIIARENIKALRKNVLAKCYGGDVSRKRKLLEKQKAGKKRMKQVGSVEVPQEAFLAILQVDD is encoded by the coding sequence ATGAACCACATCCGTAATTTCTCCATCATCGCCCACATCGACCACGGCAAAAGCACGCTGGCGGATCGCATCATTCAACGTTGTGGCGGGCTCTCGGACCGCGAGATGGAAGCGCAGGTGCTGGACTCGATGGACATCGAGCGTGAACGCGGCATCACCATCAAGGCCCAGACTGCTTCGCTGCAGTACACGGCCAAGGATGGCAAGACCTACAACCTCAACCTGATCGACACGCCCGGACACGTTGACTTCTCTTATGAAGTCAGCCGCTCGCTGTCGGCCTGCGAGGGCGCGCTGCTGGTGGTGGATGCCAGCCAGGGCGTGGAAGCGCAGACCGTGGCCAACTGCTACACCGCGCTGGACCTGGGCGTGGAAGTGGTGCCGGTCTTGAACAAGATGGACCTGCCCAGCGCAGACCCCGACAACGCCAAGGCCGAGATCGAAGATGTGATCGGCATTGACGCGACCGATGCGATTCCTTGCAGTGCCAAGACCGGCATGGGCATCGATGAAATCATCGAAGCAGTGATTGCACGCATGCCGCCACCCCAGGGTGTGGTTGAGGCCCCTCTGCGCGCCATGATCATCGACAGCTGGTACGACGCCTATGTGGGCGTGGTGATGCTGGTGCGCGTGGTGGATGGCACCTTGAGGCGCGGCGAGCGCATTCGCATGATGGCCTCTGACGCCGTCTACCCGGCCGAGCATCTGGGTGTGTTCGCGCCCAAGTCTGAGAAGCGCGAGCAACTCAATGCAGGCGAGGTGGGCTTCATCATTGCCGGCATCAAAGAGTTGCAGGCCGCCAAGGTCGGCGACACCATCACGCTGGAAAAGAAGCTGCCCAACAATCTGGGCCCGGCCGAAGAGGCGCTGCCCGGCTTCAAGGAAATTCAGCCGCAGGTCTTCGCCGGTTTGTATCCGACCGAAGCCAGCGAGTACGACCAGCTGCGCGACGCGCTGGAGAAGCTCAAGCTCAATGACTCCTCGCTGCGCTACGAGCCCGAGGTGTCGCAGGCGTTGGGCTTTGGCTTCCGCTGCGGCTTCCTTGGCTTGCTGCATATGGAGATCGTGCAAGAGCGTCTGGAGCGCGAGTTCGATCAAGACCTGATCACCACCGCGCCCAGCGTGGTCTACGAAGTGCTGCTGAATGACGGCACGGTGATCGAGGTCGAGAACCCCTCCAAGATGCCCGACCTGGGGCTGATGCAAGAGATCCGCGAGCCCATCGTGACCGTGCATCTCTACATGCCGCAAGACTATGTCGGCCCGGTGATGACACTGGCCAATCAGAAGCGCGGCAATCAGATCAATATGGCCTATCACGGCCGTCAGGTCATGCTGACCTATGAGATGCCGCTGGCCGAAATCGTGCTGGACTTCTTTGACAAGCTCAAGAGCGTCTCGCGCGGCTATGCCTCGATGGACTATGAGTTCAAGGAGTACCGCGCGTCCGATGTGGTCAAGGTCGACATCTTGATCAACGGCGACCGCGTCGATGCGCTGTCCCTGATCGTGCACCGCCAGCAAAGCCAATTCCGTGGCCGCGGTGTGGCTGCCAAGATGCGCGAGCACATCCCGCGCCAGATGTATGACGTGGTGATTCAAGCCGCCATCGGCTCTAACATCATCGCCCGCGAGAACATCAAGGCCTTGCGTAAAAACGTGCTGGCAAAATGCTACGGCGGCGACGTGTCGCGTAAGCGCAAGCTGCTCGAGAAGCAGAAAGCCGGTAAGAAGCGCATGAAGCAGGTGGGCTCCGTCGAGGTGCCGCAGGAAGCCTTCCTGGCCATTCTGCAAGTGGACGATTAA
- the lepB gene encoding signal peptidase I translates to MSALTGILYAVLAAYLGGWYSGYWSGNFSLLLFILTMVTSAYWLAERFHFAPARAKAAADLLENDAKRRQNLAAQGIARVDGDVEGARQQILQQPWWMDWTAGLFPVILIVFLLRSFLFEPFKIPSGSMVPTLLVGDLILVNKFHYGVRLPVINKKIIDNNEVKRGDVMVFRFPPDPSIDFIKRVAAVPGDEVSYLNQKLYVNGQPTAVQPQGDFYDESSMSYRPLFEEKLGDKAHKMLVDTQRHPLFRPDTAFPFQDNCKYSPEGVTCKVPAGYYYMLGDNRDNSRDSRFWGFVPDENIVGRAFFVWMNFGNLGRIGAFN, encoded by the coding sequence ATGAGTGCTCTGACCGGAATTCTCTACGCCGTCCTCGCGGCTTACCTGGGCGGCTGGTACAGCGGCTACTGGAGTGGCAACTTCTCGCTCCTGCTCTTCATCCTGACGATGGTCACCTCGGCCTATTGGCTGGCGGAGCGCTTCCACTTCGCGCCCGCACGCGCCAAGGCCGCCGCCGACTTGCTGGAAAACGATGCCAAGCGCCGCCAGAATCTGGCTGCTCAGGGCATTGCGCGGGTTGATGGTGATGTGGAAGGCGCGCGTCAGCAAATCCTGCAGCAACCCTGGTGGATGGACTGGACAGCTGGTTTGTTCCCGGTCATCTTGATCGTTTTCTTGCTGCGCTCCTTCTTGTTTGAGCCTTTCAAGATTCCTTCTGGCTCCATGGTGCCGACCCTGCTAGTGGGCGACCTGATTCTGGTGAACAAGTTCCACTACGGCGTGCGCCTGCCGGTGATCAACAAAAAGATCATCGATAACAACGAGGTCAAGCGTGGTGACGTGATGGTGTTCCGCTTTCCGCCCGACCCCAGCATCGATTTCATCAAGCGCGTGGCCGCTGTGCCTGGCGACGAGGTGAGCTATCTGAACCAGAAGCTCTACGTCAATGGTCAACCCACGGCGGTGCAGCCGCAGGGTGATTTCTACGACGAAAGCTCGATGTCCTATCGCCCCTTGTTCGAAGAGAAGCTGGGTGACAAGGCGCACAAGATGTTGGTGGACACGCAGCGCCATCCGCTGTTCCGCCCGGACACCGCATTCCCCTTCCAGGACAATTGCAAGTACAGCCCCGAAGGCGTGACTTGCAAAGTGCCCGCCGGTTATTACTACATGCTGGGCGACAACCGCGACAACTCGCGTGACTCGCGCTTCTGGGGCTTTGTGCCGGACGAGAACATCGTCGGCCGCGCCTTCTTTGTCTGGATGAACTTCGGCAATTTGGGGCGCATCGGCGCCTTCAACTGA
- a CDS encoding DUF4845 domain-containing protein — translation MPASRPFAARKSSLSGQRGVSLFGLLFWAVVIAFGGLVAVRVFPTVLEFYTVQRVVNRIAAENPATVPVVRAEFDRAQQIEYSIVSITSQDLQVSKENDKVQISFAYDKQIPVAGPVYLLIKYEGKSR, via the coding sequence ATGCCGGCATCGCGACCCTTCGCAGCACGCAAGTCATCGCTGTCCGGGCAGCGGGGCGTCAGCTTGTTTGGCTTGCTGTTCTGGGCGGTGGTGATTGCTTTTGGCGGCTTGGTCGCGGTCCGGGTGTTCCCGACCGTGCTGGAGTTCTATACCGTGCAACGCGTCGTCAACCGCATCGCCGCAGAGAACCCGGCCACGGTGCCGGTTGTGCGCGCCGAGTTTGACCGCGCCCAGCAAATCGAATATTCCATCGTCAGCATCACCTCGCAAGACTTGCAAGTCAGCAAGGAAAATGACAAGGTGCAGATCAGCTTTGCCTACGACAAGCAAATCCCCGTCGCCGGCCCGGTGTACCTGTTGATCAAGTACGAGGGCAAGTCGCGTTAA
- the rnc gene encoding ribonuclease III translates to MTPQFASLQQRLGYRFSKPELLTRALTHRSFGADHNERLEFLGDAVLSLAVSSLLYERFAGSDEGDLTRIRAHMVREESLHKLALTLELPQVVRLSEGEAKGGGAQRASILADAVEALIGATFVDGGYAPALELVRKLLADVITQASSGEQFGKDAKTALQEWLQARRLAVPIYTITETRGQAHAQTFEVECAVPPLSLSKKGEGRSRRVAEQDAARRMLDELILRDKPGSGLRD, encoded by the coding sequence ATGACTCCGCAGTTCGCCTCCCTTCAGCAACGCCTGGGTTACCGCTTCAGCAAGCCTGAGCTGCTGACCCGCGCGCTGACGCATCGCAGCTTTGGCGCCGACCATAACGAGCGCCTCGAGTTCTTAGGGGATGCGGTGCTGAGTCTGGCCGTGTCCAGCCTGTTGTACGAGCGTTTTGCTGGCTCGGATGAAGGTGACCTGACCCGCATCCGCGCGCACATGGTGCGCGAGGAAAGCTTGCACAAGCTGGCTTTGACGCTGGAACTGCCGCAGGTGGTGCGCCTGTCCGAAGGTGAAGCCAAGGGCGGTGGCGCGCAGCGCGCCTCGATCTTGGCCGATGCGGTGGAGGCCTTGATTGGCGCCACTTTTGTCGACGGTGGCTATGCCCCGGCCTTGGAGCTGGTGCGCAAGCTGCTGGCCGATGTGATTACCCAAGCCAGCAGTGGCGAGCAGTTTGGCAAAGACGCCAAGACCGCCTTGCAAGAATGGCTGCAGGCACGCCGCTTGGCGGTGCCGATTTACACCATCACCGAAACCCGCGGCCAGGCCCATGCCCAGACCTTTGAGGTCGAGTGCGCAGTGCCGCCCTTGAGCCTGAGTAAAAAAGGCGAGGGCCGCTCGCGCCGCGTGGCCGAACAAGATGCCGCCCGTCGTATGCTGGACGAATTGATCTTGCGCGACAAGCCAGGCTCCGGCCTGCGCGATTAA
- the era gene encoding GTPase Era gives MTENTLPTPSTPEGEGLPQRCGLIAIVGRPNVGKSTLLNALVGQKVSITSDKAQTTRHRITGVRTVDEAQFVFVDTPGFQMKYNAALNRNLNRTVHGVLGDVDLVLYVVEAGRFGLDDAKVLSLLPEDKPVVLIANKLDAVQRRAELAPWLKSMQERRNFSEFVPLSAKKEADVARLFKILKPYLPEQGWFYEEDALTDRSEKFLASEIIREKLFRLTGDELPYTSTVVIDKWEDEGELRRISASIVVERDAHKGMIIGQGGERLKRIGSEARQELEHLMDGRVFLELWVKVRSGWADSEEHLRSYGYE, from the coding sequence ATGACCGAAAATACATTGCCGACTCCTTCTACCCCTGAGGGCGAAGGCCTGCCCCAACGCTGCGGCCTGATCGCCATCGTTGGCCGCCCGAACGTGGGTAAATCCACCTTGCTCAATGCCTTGGTGGGGCAGAAGGTCAGCATCACCTCGGACAAGGCGCAAACCACGCGCCACCGCATCACCGGCGTGCGCACGGTAGACGAGGCCCAGTTCGTGTTCGTGGACACGCCTGGCTTCCAGATGAAGTACAACGCCGCCCTGAACCGCAACCTCAACCGCACGGTGCACGGCGTGTTGGGCGATGTGGATCTGGTGCTCTATGTGGTGGAAGCCGGCCGCTTCGGCTTGGATGATGCCAAGGTGCTGTCCCTGCTGCCCGAGGACAAGCCGGTGGTCCTGATCGCCAACAAGCTCGACGCGGTGCAGCGCCGTGCTGAGCTCGCGCCCTGGCTCAAGAGCATGCAAGAGCGTCGCAACTTCAGCGAGTTCGTGCCGCTCTCGGCCAAGAAGGAAGCCGATGTCGCGCGCCTGTTCAAGATCCTCAAGCCCTATCTGCCCGAGCAGGGCTGGTTCTACGAGGAAGACGCGCTGACCGATCGCAGCGAAAAATTCTTGGCCAGCGAAATCATCCGTGAAAAGCTCTTCCGCCTGACCGGCGATGAGCTGCCCTACACCTCCACCGTCGTGATCGACAAATGGGAAGACGAGGGCGAGCTGCGCCGCATCTCCGCCTCCATCGTGGTGGAGCGCGATGCCCACAAGGGCATGATCATCGGCCAGGGCGGTGAGCGCCTCAAGCGCATCGGCTCCGAAGCACGCCAAGAGCTCGAGCATCTGATGGATGGCCGCGTGTTCTTGGAGTTATGGGTCAAGGTGCGCTCCGGCTGGGCCGATAGCGAAGAGCATCTGCGCAGCTACGGCTACGAATAA
- the recO gene encoding DNA repair protein RecO produces the protein MVRAARPPAVQQAFVLHQYDWSETSLVLDLFTREQGRLAVVAKGAKRPYSQLRAVLLPFQRIQVTLSKPGKSADGSPAEVVTLRGAEWVGGATLPVGAALFSGYYLNELLLKLLARQDPHPQLFDAYAQTLPELHANDDAASQTALRAFELRLLQELGLLPDLSLSTITQAPLSPERLYMLTPDGGVLPHAGDAAGFAAASLVHLQAALLHGSMAALQHACASCLPALRSALRALLHYHLGQKPLRTRQVMLDVQKLIE, from the coding sequence ATGGTCCGCGCTGCGCGCCCGCCTGCGGTCCAGCAGGCCTTTGTTTTGCACCAGTACGACTGGAGTGAAACCAGCCTGGTGCTGGACTTGTTCACTCGCGAGCAGGGCCGCCTGGCCGTGGTGGCCAAAGGCGCCAAACGCCCTTACTCGCAGCTGCGAGCCGTGTTGCTGCCATTTCAGCGCATTCAGGTCACGCTCTCCAAGCCGGGCAAGTCGGCCGATGGCTCGCCCGCCGAGGTGGTCACCTTGCGTGGCGCCGAATGGGTGGGTGGTGCCACCTTGCCGGTCGGCGCGGCATTGTTCTCGGGCTACTACCTGAACGAGCTTTTGCTCAAGCTGCTGGCCCGGCAAGACCCGCATCCCCAGTTGTTCGATGCCTACGCGCAGACCCTGCCCGAGCTGCATGCCAATGACGATGCGGCCTCGCAGACGGCATTGCGCGCCTTTGAGTTGCGACTGCTGCAGGAGCTGGGGCTGCTGCCTGATTTGAGCTTGTCCACCATCACTCAGGCGCCGCTGTCGCCCGAGCGCCTCTATATGCTCACGCCCGATGGTGGCGTGCTGCCGCATGCGGGCGATGCGGCTGGCTTTGCCGCGGCCAGCCTGGTGCATCTGCAGGCGGCGCTTCTGCATGGCAGCATGGCGGCCTTGCAGCATGCTTGTGCCAGCTGCCTGCCGGCCCTGCGCTCGGCCCTGCGCGCTTTGCTTCACTATCATCTGGGCCAAAAGCCTTTGCGCACCCGGCAGGTGATGCTGGACGTGCAAAAACTCATCGAATAG
- a CDS encoding pyridoxine 5'-phosphate synthase, with protein sequence MNPLVAPESSHASSAGRCALSVNVNKVALLRNTRHLGIPSVLRAAQACLLAGAQGITVHPRPDARHVRTNDVHELADLLSRDWPQAEYNIEGNPTQNLMDFVRQLRPHQVTFVPDSEDQFTSDHGWQFPADLERLRPLVAEAKALGVRVSLFMDPQPEAMAFVAELGADRVELYTETFASAFGTEREAEVLAGFTRTAEAALAVGLGVNAGHDLNRDNLTAFLRAVPGVQEVSIGHALIADALELGYTETVREYQRCIQRAYQPL encoded by the coding sequence ATGAATCCCTTGGTCGCCCCTGAGTCTTCCCATGCGTCATCGGCCGGCCGCTGCGCCTTGTCGGTCAATGTCAACAAAGTGGCCTTGCTGCGCAACACCCGGCACCTGGGCATTCCCAGCGTGCTGCGGGCGGCGCAAGCCTGCTTGCTGGCCGGCGCGCAAGGGATCACCGTGCATCCGCGCCCTGATGCCCGCCATGTGCGCACGAACGATGTGCATGAACTCGCTGATTTGCTGAGCCGGGACTGGCCGCAAGCCGAGTACAACATCGAGGGCAACCCAACCCAGAATCTGATGGACTTTGTGCGCCAGCTGCGCCCCCATCAGGTCACTTTTGTGCCTGATAGTGAAGACCAGTTCACCTCCGACCATGGCTGGCAATTCCCCGCCGATCTGGAGCGACTGCGTCCCTTGGTGGCCGAGGCCAAGGCTCTGGGCGTACGCGTCAGCCTGTTCATGGACCCGCAGCCCGAAGCCATGGCTTTTGTGGCCGAGTTGGGTGCTGACCGGGTGGAGCTTTACACCGAAACCTTTGCTAGCGCCTTCGGCACCGAGCGTGAAGCCGAAGTGCTGGCGGGCTTCACCCGCACGGCCGAGGCCGCGCTGGCCGTGGGCTTGGGCGTGAATGCCGGCCATGATTTGAATCGCGATAACCTCACTGCTTTTTTGCGTGCCGTGCCCGGCGTGCAAGAGGTTTCCATCGGCCATGCCTTGATCGCTGATGCGCTGGAGCTGGGTTATACCGAGACCGTGCGCGAATACCAGCGCTGCATCCAGCGCGCCTACCAGCCGCTTTGA
- a CDS encoding GNAT family N-acetyltransferase, which produces MALELRQARPDDAARIAALARWVWLDSYASDGVSEAFAGYLRREFDEQALRRAIDLSPHWLLQEGEMLQGWAQLDAAAECPTLLPAGIEQAVELHRLYIAPPCVGRGLGVRLLRQVRQQWPQRALWLSAWEGNDGALRFYRREGAQLWGETWFELDGQRHRNEVLGWPALEAGDESGHEQEQYR; this is translated from the coding sequence ATGGCACTTGAACTGCGCCAGGCTCGCCCGGACGACGCGGCCCGCATCGCGGCCTTGGCCCGTTGGGTCTGGCTCGACAGCTACGCCAGCGACGGGGTGAGCGAGGCCTTTGCCGGCTATCTGCGGCGCGAATTCGATGAACAGGCGCTGCGCCGCGCCATTGACCTCAGCCCGCATTGGCTGCTGCAAGAGGGCGAGATGCTGCAAGGCTGGGCTCAGCTGGATGCCGCCGCCGAATGCCCGACGCTGCTGCCCGCAGGGATTGAGCAAGCGGTAGAGCTGCACCGGCTCTACATCGCGCCGCCTTGTGTTGGCCGAGGCCTGGGCGTGCGCTTGCTGCGGCAGGTGCGCCAGCAATGGCCGCAGCGTGCGTTGTGGCTGAGCGCCTGGGAAGGCAATGACGGCGCCTTGCGCTTTTACCGCCGCGAGGGCGCGCAGCTCTGGGGCGAGACTTGGTTTGAACTCGATGGCCAGCGCCACCGCAACGAGGTGTTGGGCTGGCCCGCCTTGGAAGCAGGCGATGAGTCAGGCCATGAGCAGGAGCAGTACCGATGA
- the acpS gene encoding holo-ACP synthase, whose protein sequence is MIYGIGTDICDIRRIRETLARRGERFAEKVLGPHELAVFRERSERVAARGISYLATRFSAKEAFSKAIGMGMRSPMNWRDCEIVKAASGKPEIRLHGELALWFEANGLKAHVSVTDETEYAAAFVVVESKE, encoded by the coding sequence ATGATCTACGGCATAGGCACCGATATCTGCGACATCCGCCGCATCCGTGAAACCCTGGCGCGGCGCGGCGAGCGCTTTGCCGAGAAGGTGCTGGGCCCGCATGAGTTGGCGGTGTTCCGGGAACGCAGCGAGCGCGTAGCCGCCCGCGGCATCAGCTATTTGGCCACCCGCTTTTCCGCCAAAGAGGCCTTTTCCAAGGCGATTGGCATGGGCATGCGCAGCCCCATGAATTGGCGCGATTGTGAGATCGTCAAGGCCGCCAGCGGCAAGCCCGAAATCCGCTTGCATGGCGAGTTAGCGCTCTGGTTCGAGGCCAATGGGCTGAAGGCGCACGTCAGCGTGACGGACGAAACCGAATACGCGGCTGCCTTTGTGGTGGTCGAAAGCAAAGAGTAG
- the nagZ gene encoding beta-N-acetylhexosaminidase: MQDKHHAPVVLDVAGLSLSAAEAKRLSHPLVGGLILFARNFESRAQLVALTSSIKAIRPDILIAVDHEGGRVQRFRTDGFTHLPAMRALGELWMEDAMRATEAATASGFVLAAELRACGVDFSFTPVLDLDIGNTSVIGERAFHSDPRVVSVLAKSLMQGLLLAGMSSCGKHFPGHGFVKADSHVAVPVDKRSLKAILAADAKPFEWLSLSLSAVMPAHVIYPKVDSRPAGFSARWLQEILREKLGFGGAIFSDDLGMAGARVLEGRAIGYTEAALAALQAGCDLVLLCNQSAVDGGAAIDDLLAGLDAAQREGRWTPEPDSESRRLDLLPQTVPLTWDELMRNARYLAAVERLA; this comes from the coding sequence ATGCAAGACAAACACCACGCCCCCGTCGTCCTCGACGTTGCCGGCCTGAGCCTGAGTGCGGCCGAGGCCAAGCGCCTGAGCCACCCCTTGGTCGGCGGCCTGATCCTGTTTGCGCGCAATTTCGAGAGCCGCGCCCAATTGGTGGCGCTGACCTCCAGCATCAAGGCAATCCGCCCCGACATCTTGATCGCGGTGGACCACGAGGGCGGGCGCGTGCAGCGCTTCCGTACCGATGGCTTCACCCATCTGCCCGCCATGCGCGCGCTGGGTGAGCTCTGGATGGAAGACGCCATGCGCGCCACCGAGGCCGCCACAGCCAGCGGCTTTGTGCTGGCCGCCGAGCTGCGCGCCTGCGGGGTGGATTTCAGCTTCACCCCGGTGCTGGATTTGGATATCGGTAACACCAGCGTGATTGGTGAGCGCGCCTTCCACAGCGACCCGCGCGTCGTCAGCGTCTTGGCCAAGAGCCTGATGCAAGGCCTGCTGCTGGCGGGCATGAGCAGCTGCGGCAAACATTTCCCCGGCCATGGCTTCGTCAAGGCCGATAGCCATGTGGCGGTGCCGGTGGACAAGCGCAGCCTCAAAGCCATCTTGGCTGCAGACGCCAAGCCCTTCGAGTGGCTGAGCCTGAGCTTGTCGGCCGTGATGCCCGCGCATGTGATCTACCCGAAAGTGGACAGCCGCCCGGCCGGCTTCAGCGCCCGTTGGCTGCAAGAGATCTTGCGTGAGAAGCTGGGCTTCGGTGGTGCCATCTTCAGTGACGACCTCGGCATGGCCGGCGCCCGCGTGCTGGAAGGCCGCGCCATCGGCTACACCGAGGCGGCCTTGGCGGCTTTGCAAGCCGGCTGCGACCTGGTGTTGCTGTGCAATCAGTCGGCGGTGGATGGCGGCGCGGCGATTGACGATTTGCTGGCGGGCCTGGATGCCGCCCAGCGCGAAGGGCGCTGGACGCCTGAACCCGACAGCGAATCACGCCGCCTGGATCTGCTGCCGCAGACCGTGCCGCTGACCTGGGATGAGCTGATGCGCAATGCGCGCTATCTGGCGGCAGTCGAACGCCTAGCCTGA
- a CDS encoding POT-type proton-dependent oligopeptide transporter, which translates to MNTTSIQAAAAPKMPPQIPYIIGNEGCERFSFYGMRNILTMFLMTSLLLSIPEELRKGEAKDVFHTFVIGVYFFPLLGGWLADRFFGKYNTILWLSLVYCAGHACLAIFENNLRGFYFGLFLIALGSGGIKPLISSFVGDQFDKSNRSLAQKVFDGFYWIINFGSFFASLLMPIFLAEFGPSVAFGIPGVFMFIATLIFWSGRKKYVHVAPTAGKDPNSFLKVVRTALLTTKPGAGRPGLLLALSGVALAIASLCFYKEIGIVPALCSALVLIMGFGGAGAWAQLDRASAKHGEPAVAAVRTVLRLLVLFALVTPFWSLFDQKASTWVLQADQMAKPEWFKSSMMQALNPLLVMLLIPFNNMVLYPLLRRMGLQITALRRMGAGIAFSSIAFLVVGGFQLWLDDGHRVTILWQILPYALLTFGEVLVSATGLEFAYSQAPLAMKGVITSFWNLSVTVGNLWVLLANSSVKGAAVTSYIQSTGTSVTAFQMFFFAGFALLAALLFGLYARGYEMQENYRSAT; encoded by the coding sequence ATGAACACCACATCCATCCAGGCAGCAGCGGCACCCAAGATGCCGCCGCAAATCCCTTACATCATCGGCAACGAAGGATGCGAGCGCTTCAGCTTCTACGGCATGCGCAACATCCTCACCATGTTCCTGATGACCAGCTTGCTGCTGTCCATTCCCGAGGAATTGCGCAAGGGCGAGGCCAAAGATGTCTTTCACACCTTTGTGATCGGCGTGTACTTCTTCCCCTTGCTGGGCGGCTGGTTGGCCGACCGCTTTTTCGGCAAGTACAACACCATCCTTTGGCTCAGCCTGGTGTACTGCGCCGGCCACGCCTGCTTGGCGATTTTTGAAAACAATCTGCGCGGCTTTTACTTTGGCCTCTTCCTGATCGCCCTGGGCTCGGGCGGCATCAAGCCGCTGATCAGCTCATTCGTCGGCGACCAGTTCGACAAAAGCAATCGCAGCCTGGCGCAAAAGGTGTTCGACGGCTTTTACTGGATCATCAACTTCGGCAGCTTCTTCGCTTCGCTGCTGATGCCCATCTTCTTGGCCGAGTTTGGCCCCAGCGTGGCCTTCGGCATTCCGGGCGTGTTCATGTTCATCGCCACGCTGATCTTCTGGTCGGGCCGCAAGAAGTATGTACATGTGGCACCCACTGCAGGCAAAGACCCCAATAGCTTCCTCAAGGTGGTGCGCACCGCCCTGCTCACGACTAAGCCCGGCGCCGGCCGCCCTGGCCTGCTGCTGGCCCTGAGCGGCGTGGCCCTGGCCATTGCCAGCCTGTGCTTTTACAAAGAGATCGGCATCGTGCCCGCCCTGTGCTCGGCCCTGGTGCTGATCATGGGTTTTGGCGGCGCCGGCGCCTGGGCGCAGTTGGACCGCGCCAGCGCCAAGCATGGCGAGCCCGCCGTGGCGGCCGTGCGCACCGTGCTGCGCTTGCTGGTGCTGTTCGCCCTGGTCACACCCTTCTGGTCGCTGTTTGACCAAAAGGCCTCCACCTGGGTGCTGCAGGCAGACCAGATGGCCAAGCCCGAATGGTTCAAGTCCTCGATGATGCAGGCACTCAACCCCTTGCTGGTGATGTTGCTGATTCCCTTCAACAACATGGTCCTATACCCACTGCTGCGCCGCATGGGGCTGCAGATCACGGCCTTGCGCCGCATGGGTGCCGGCATTGCTTTTTCCAGCATCGCCTTCTTGGTGGTGGGTGGCTTCCAGCTCTGGCTGGACGACGGTCACCGCGTCACCATCCTCTGGCAAATCCTGCCCTATGCCTTGCTGACCTTTGGTGAGGTGCTGGTCTCGGCCACCGGCCTCGAGTTCGCCTACAGCCAGGCGCCGCTGGCCATGAAGGGCGTGATCACCAGTTTCTGGAATCTCTCGGTCACGGTCGGCAATTTGTGGGTGCTGCTGGCCAACTCCAGCGTCAAGGGCGCCGCAGTCACCAGCTATATCCAGAGCACCGGCACCAGCGTCACCGCCTTCCAGATGTTCTTCTTCGCCGGCTTTGCTTTGCTGGCCGCCCTGCTGTTTGGCCTCTATGCGCGCGGCTATGAAATGCAGGAGAACTACCGCAGCGCGACTTGA